The region GTGCTCTGGGTTGTGCCTAGACGGAAGAAGAATATTAGTGGTGAAATAGTATTAATAACAGGAGCGGGAAGTGGCCTTGGAAGAGTCTTATCTTTGAAGTTTGCCAGCCTTGGAGCCACACTGGTTCTCTGGGACATTAATCAAGAGGGACTCAAGGAGACAAGTAGGCTGGCCAGAGAAAATGGGGGAGTGAGAGTACACTGTTACATCTGTGACTGTAGCAAAAGGCAGGACATCTACAGAGTGGCTGATCAGGTAAAGTATCTTATTTGTGGCTTTGACGCTATTCTGATTGGGTGCATGGGTGTATGATGTATGATAATTTCTAGTGCCTTCAAAGCAAGAGCATAAATTTATTCAGAATGTATTGTGTATGCTACCTATTTAAAGAATACTGGTTTTTAGAGCTGACTTGTGTATCTctgttcctttaaaaataaaaagagctgGTTCTCTTTTTCAGTAGCTCATTTCAACTGGGTAACTTCTCATTCATTCAATTACTGAGCAAGAGCTTACTGGTGAAGTGGAGAAAATCAGTTTATTGGAGCTAAAGCAGTATTTCAAGTTCTGACAGCCTTTTACAAAAAGTAAACCCTAAAGACCATATATTGTAAAAAGCATTAACTGCTCAGGCAATTTTCAGATAATTCCATGGCTGTGAATAGATTTCTGTGGACTCACTTTATCAgaattaaaaaatgtatcttgaagtcttaaatatttcttacttTCCTTTCTGAAGAGCTTTGTAAATATAGTATGTGGTTAGATATTTTGGGCAGACTAGTAGAATTGCCAAAAGCTAAAATTGCTTAACAGTTTCCATTATAACAACCTGTTCTCATTTGCTTAAAATGTTGCTAAACTTAACTGTTGGACTAGAAAGTTTCCACAATGAGTGTTTGCCTGAGgatgaattcttaaaaaaaaaaagtccagctgTCTTCAGGAACATTTGTTGGCTGAAATAATGTTCTTCTGGTGCTGTAAGAAGCTCTAGCCTTCTGCATTTTTCTATCTGTGCAAAAAAGACTAGAGCAAACTTTCTGGTAAGTGATGTTTGTGCATGACTTGCAGCTTTTAAGAGGCTGGTACTACTGGTTTTGTGTTCTGGTAATGCTGATCACCCTTGGTCCCCCTTGCAGCACCGTTACACCAGGTAAGTTGCACATCTGCCATCCCTGTGGAGCAGTTACACGAATTCACTGCAGACCTGTAACTGTGCTTCCCACTGAACTGGGAGGAGTGGAGGAGGAGGGATTATTTTAGTGTGAAGGACACTGGAATGAAGAAGATGGAAACTAACCTTCGATTTTGAGGATTCAAGGGCTAACACTTCAGTCCTGTGGAGAAAAGCAGTAGCAGAGCCTTTCTGGCCAAATATAAAAAGAAGTGTGTGTAGATTTGTGTGACACAGGTTAGGGATGATAAAAAGAGGTAGACAGGAGCGAAGAAGTGGTAAGAGGGTCTCTGTGCATGATTCCTCGCTTATAATATTCTGTCAGTGGTTCACTAACAGCTGATCCACATAGAAGGAAATACCCTACTACTGTTATTTCAGAAACGTCATGTCCTGCTGACAACTGATGTAAAACCATGCTGACAACTTTTCTATCTTTTTAGTGACAAAGAAACTTTAGTATTAGTTATTGCCTGGTGCCACTGTTTGTTTAATGCAGTGTAGTAGACTTTGGCTCATAGTGTTGTGTCTGCCTTTGCGAGATGAGGCAGCACAGTtccagcttttgtttttttccccctggtgaTTCAGTGTCATGCAGTGACTTGGGAGTTTTGCAAGACTACAGTGAACTAAGCTcatgcaggcagggcaggatATGGTTGAAAACTTTGCCCAGTAAAACAATCTCAAAGCCAAAATGAAATGTATGTGAACCTTGAATACCTGCTTCTGGTACTTCATCAGCCACACAGAGAGACCAGGAAAAAGTCACTTCAgtaggaagaaaaccaaaaagccaGGCACATGTGGTGTCCTTGTTCCTTTCCTGTATCAACAGGATGAAGGACAGCTTTTGGCTAAGCTATatcttaacatttatttctaaagTCCCTGTTCCAGAAGTATCCAACCCCCCCAAAGGAGTGTGGCCTTTTCTGAGCTACCCCTTCCTCCCTTGAGTTCAACTAAACTTTAAGAATCTAGGGCTTTGAAAGAGAGAAGTAACTGTGTTTTTTGATCTTCCTACTTGTGAGGAAATAGAAGCCTTTTCCTTGTTATCATGTTGCAAAATTGCATCTGGGCTCACATTTACTTCCAGGACCTCTCTTGCATGGTACTTTTTTTGTTTAtccactgtttgttttctttttcttgcttgttaGTCAAAATGACAGTTTGCAGCCAGTTTTCCACTTCTCTGAGAATCTTCTTTCCTGTGCAGAGGAGCAACAGTAGAAGCACATTTCCTGGTGGTATTTCATGCTACCTGTAATTAATCCAGTGTTTTCTTCCACCTCTTATAGGCAGTTATGGAGGGGTTTGTGGTTCTTAGAAAGCAGACACTTCAGGATGCTGTTTGGGAGTCATGGGAATTGCTCACTACTAAACTTCAatataaaagcataaaaataaatgcagaatcaAACAAGAAATAGTGTTTATACCTGAAAAAGATGTTTAACCAGATCAGCTGTTTGCATAATGCATGCCTTGCACAGGGCTAAAACAAATACCTGAAACATACTTTCCTGCACTGCACAAATGGAGATGTTTAGGGCTCTGGAAAGTTGACATTATCCCCACCCCCCTTAATATCTAGAAAAAAGGCTCAGTAAAGGTCTTCTGTACTTGGCCTCAAAGCAGAGTGTGGAATCCTGGGCTGAGTGTCTTGGCTCTGTTGTGCACAGGGGAGAGCTGCGAGGAGAAGGGAATTAAAACAGCCAATTTGCTGAGGAAAGAGCTGCCACATCTAGTTATAGGGAGGCAGCGTGAACAAAGATGATGTAAAGCTGGAATTATTTGTCTGGGTTGCAAGAAGGCACTTGCATCTACTTTGAATTCCATCTGAAGTGTGAATATATTTTGGAGGACTGAGTAGAAACAGGTGGCAAAGGAAGAGGTGGTTCAGGTTTTTGCCACTAGTTAGAAATGGGATGATCAAGGTTCTGTTACTATTACCCTTCTCCTGACCAACCTGAATGCACCAATCACCAAGCTATAAACTGTATGTACCACATTCCCTCACCtctgtctgtcttttgtttgcacaaaagaagcatgaccactTATTTAGATATTTGTTATTTGCCCCAAAGGGTAGATTTGGTGTACTGGTCCAGACTTCCAAAGTGGCTAGATTATCTGACACAAGGCAGTATTAAAGCATTATTTACTAATAATTACATTTATGTCTCTGAACACATACTATTTTTAACTTGTGATGAGGGGTACATACTCAGGTTGGCGACTAGAACAACTTGTCTCATGGTGCCTATGGAGATCATGTGGTgctgcttcagaaatatttaaattgttgCATGACAGCTTTTTGAGAGGGGAGTAGACAGGCAAGAATGTGTGAGCAATGAGGTGGAGAGGGACTCTGGCTAATGAATTTATTATGAAAGCTGTTCTTTATAATGCTACTGAGgctgctttctgtgttttaaatcCTTACTTAGTTAACAAACAGGCAAGATTGGAACAAGTTTAAGGAAGATGAGGAATTTAAGCTAGATAAAGGATAACTGGTAAATTACCTTTAATTCTTTACTGCTATACAGGCTAGTCTACCAGATCTGCTTGTGCTTTCTTCATTCACTGTGGGCACCTAGCAAAGGAAACCCCACTAAGAAATGAGGTTCTGTGATTTGCAACTGTATGGCAAGATGGCACAAACCCAACATGGCTTCCCAAAGCTGTTGATCAGCACATTTAGCACTTGATCCAGAAATCACAAACAACACAGAGAGTACCTATTTCCTTTTTCCCAGATAGCTCAGATTAATGAACTGTACTTCAAATActgcattaaatattttcattttccttttgagaGCTGGCACAATATCTTGATACCAGCTGGCCTATAGTTCTTCTCTCGAGTGGGTCTGTTCATGAAAGTTCTTGATCTGGAGCTATGAGAACTATGCTTCCTTTTACTGAATTAAATGTGTACATATTTAGCCAACTTATTTTCTGGGAACCATCTTACAATAATTCTGCTACAGTATTAGAATTGAAGTAAATACAGTAGAAACAAGCTTCTACACCATGAGCCCCAGAAGCTCCTAAGGCTTTCACATTCTGTGAATGCACACATCCTAAAAATCTTCCTTTATTCAGAACCCTACAGCTTTTGTTTCATCTTCATAACAAACTATTACCCTTCCTACAgttttttcatttcttgtgtTGTCCTGAGAGCTAATGTCAATGGAGATGTGGTGTTCTTTCAGGCTGTCTTCATGAGAAATAAACTTGTAAAAAAGCCCTTTTTGCTTGGTAAGAGAAGCTCTTAAGTTCCTGACCTGTAAAGTTTATTGAAATATtcaagatatttaaataaaaaggttgTAAGGAGGAAATTCATTTTACAGGTGGACTTTCTCACTGCCTCTGTATATGAGGAGTACTTATTATCAAAAGTGACCATTTGCCTATTCTAATTCCAACATGCTGAGAGCAAAAAAACTCCATTTGCTCCCCCAGAAAGCTGTAGGCAAGTCTGGTTTAATGCGTGTGCTGTGGAATGGAAGTGAAGTTACCACTAGTGAGAAAACTACTGTGTAATACATACTAGTGTTTAACAGTTGCAGTCAGGAGTGGTGGAACATGGAAAACAGCATGGAGAATCTTGAAATACCTGAAATATTAAGATCCTGCTAAGTAGCTGCTGCCCTGTACAGTGGGAGAGAGGAAGCTCTGGACTGTTGGGATGCAGGCAATTAATGCTGCCAGCAGGGAATCCAGTTTTCCTTCTCATCAAAAGACTCAAGTACTCTGCAAACTGGCTTCAGCCTTCAAGCTGTatggcagcactgctgctgtgctcaACTTGTGCTGTGGAAAACAAGAGGATTTGAGTATAACGCAAGGAATGTCACAAATGAAAATTTAGGTATTGCAGTCCTCACCTAGATTTGATGTACCTGACTCTGATGAGCTTACCTGAGGAGCTGTGTACTGTGTCTCACTGCATGGCATAGAAATGGCATACAAACAGAATTGCTCATTGGTTTTAAGATGGATTTGCTGTAGCAAAATACTTGTTGCATTAGTTAAGCTCTCTGCAACAGACTTATCTGGAACAGTCACAGCAAGAACCAGAGGTGCTGAAAGCAGAAGCTTGTGTGGAGCTGTTGGGCTCCACACCTTCAAAGAAATCCAGCTGTAAGCTCAGCAATAAGGAGGCATCAGGTGAGAATGTTCAAGAACCTGAGGTGTTTGGATCTATAACAAGCATAATAAGTTCAACTTAGTTGAAATGTGCAATATTTCTACttcttatattttcatatataaaactTGGAAAACATGTCTTGTACTTATTGTATAATATCTTGAGGCttttttttaggttaaaaaaGAGGTTGGTGACGTTAACATCCTAGTCAACAATGCTGGTATCGTAACTGGAAAGAGGTTTATTGATTGTCCAGATTCACTTGTTGAAAAAACCATGGAAGTCAACATAATGGCACACTTCTGGGTAATACTTATACTTTGCATTTATGTACTAAAACATCCTTTTAACATGTTTTCAATATTAATTTTGCCTTTTGGAATTGAGGAAAATACACAAGAATATATAGCTCATTCTAAGTTCAGTCAGAAATTATACAAAAACTTAGTTTCTGTGCCTGGGagtctgtaaaataaaaagaaggtgGAAGAGTGGGTCCTTTGGGAACTTCTGGGGTAGGTAGGGAGAAGCAAAATTGcttcatattttgaaatgttCTTAAGAAATGAAGTTTACCATCTGCTAAATTCTGAAGCTGTTCATGTTATAATCCCTCAATACTAATTGACATGAAGCAGACCCAGCCTAAAAGGTGCTGCTCTAGTAACAGAGAAGTGTTCAGTTCTGTTAGTGTTCTAGCTGCTTTGTGGTTGTGATAGTTTCAGTAAGAAGTGCATGTTCAGACAGTGCTCTTAAGTGAGACTTTTGTCCAAAATGAGTAGTTTAATGTGCTCATCTATGTGGTGTTCCTATTGTAAAGAATGGCAAAGGGGATATTAAAACATGCTTCAGTTTCTTCATAAATATATTAATCCCAATGATTAGATGAAGTTAATAGAAGACGTGAAATtcaaatttttgcatttttatgaaaTTTGCAGTGAATTCTCTGTTGAAACATTGCACTGCTGAGCTTCAGACTGAGAGAAACTTAACAGCTAGCTGAACCTATATCTTTAGCTTTCAGCAAGTTAACATTTGTCTTTGGTTGAGGAGAAAGTGGTACAGCTGGGAACTGGGAAGTCCCAGCTTAGTTGAAGGTTAGAGTTCAAACAacaaactcttcttttttttttttcctttttctcccctctcttccATACTGGAAGGGGAGGAAGCTTATTTAAACTGTAGGGAgaatctctttaaaaacaaaaccttcaAAATATTCTAACATGGCTTACTTGGTAAAATGTTTCATTGCAACTTTGACTTACATTTGCAGACTTACAAAGCCTTCCTCCCAGCAATGATGGCTTCTAACCATGGACACTTGGTTAGTATTGCAAGTTCAGGAGGACTAGTTGGAACCAGTTATCTTGCAGGTAGTGTATTAAAGCTGATGTTCATTTAGACAGTTTGATTTGAAATCTACAATCAATACTCATAAAAATCCTAATTTTGAGTTTCTGGGTCTTTGCATATAGGTAAAGCAAATGGTCATACTTTCATACCAGCTGACTTTAGACCATTTCTTTCAAAAGAGTTTTCCAGATGCTCAGCAGTGCTGTGGAACAGGTTTTTCTGCTGAGGCAGTTAGAGGATCTAGAAGCCATATAGAACTTTGGAAACTGAGAACTTCTAATATTGTTGAAGTTAACCTGCAGGTATTTGGTGGGGAAGAggccacttttttttcccccaggtatGTTAAGCAGAGTCCTGTACAGGTTTCCCTAACTCAAAGAACTACTAAAATCCAGATGTGGTACAGAGGTGTGATATCTCATTTTGCATTCACTGTCTCTCAGCCATTCATTCAAGAGGATCCATACAGTGAtggaaagaaaatgttgataTTAGGGCAAACTCAGAAGGCATTTCTGGAAAACATATGCAAAGGgggaggaaaatgaaataatgtgACATAGCAGTAAAAGAAATCTAGTTTCAAGGCACTGATAACAAAGACAAATGAGTTTCAAATTGAAACCACATTAGACAGTATTGAAAGCTTGAGTTTGCA is a window of Athene noctua chromosome 2, bAthNoc1.hap1.1, whole genome shotgun sequence DNA encoding:
- the SDR16C5 gene encoding epidermal retinol dehydrogenase 2, producing the protein MNCFLKTLKCIVLFVYYVLESLVLWVVPRRKKNISGEIVLITGAGSGLGRVLSLKFASLGATLVLWDINQEGLKETSRLARENGGVRVHCYICDCSKRQDIYRVADQVKKEVGDVNILVNNAGIVTGKRFIDCPDSLVEKTMEVNIMAHFWTYKAFLPAMMASNHGHLVSIASSGGLVGTSYLADYSASKFAAVGFAESVDLEMRNLGKTGVKTTTVCPFLMNTGMFDGCSTKWPTLLPTLEPEYVAERIITAIRQDQEMLMLPRLLYFLLVLKSVIPVKAAVVLADYFGVFRIMTDFKGQAKKD